The genomic region GTAATTTTAGCCGAATAGCGGGCCGATGCCTTGGAAATAGTGAAGCTGCGTTGCGCATGACCGGCCGTGGCGGCTCCAAGCAAGAAAGTCAGTATAAAGCAACGAATCATAAGAGCCGGAAGCTTCATTAACCATCAGGGTTTGATGACGAAAGCCGTTAACTCGGCCATTTTCCCGTCGCGAAAACGCCAGACGTCACAATACGCGTAGTCGGTCGCCTTCCCGCTTTCATCCGGTAGCGTAATCGTGCCGAGGGCCGTCACGAAATCAGCCTCGGCAATAAGGTGCTTGACCAGAAACACGGGCGGCTGTTCATACGCCGTGGCCATCCAGGTGCGCACCGCTTCCTTACCTCGCAGTGTTTGTTCGCCTACAAAATTCCACTGCGTGTCGTCAGTGCAGTGCGCCAGGAAACCTTCGTAGTTGCCGGCCCTAATGGCCGCATTTGCCTTTTCCAGTATCGTTTTGTTGTCTGTCATCACGGGAGAGAAGAGGATGAGAAGTAGAACATGCGCTACTGCCTTTTTATACGCCCGAGCGCGCTTTATTGCCGCAATGGCCACTAGGCGTTCTTTTGACGACCAATCATGCTACCTGCAGCTCCTCCTCGCGGTAGCAGTCCCAGAACCCATCATTGAGCCGGTACACGTTCACGCGCTGCACCCAGCCGGTTTCGGGGCTGCGCTCTTTGAGTTGCCCACGCCACACGATGGCATGCGGCTGGGCCTGGGTGGCCGGCTGCACGGGTTGGCCCAGGTCGTAGGCGAAGGTGCCCAGCTTCCGATGAACTGTCGGCGTTTCTTCCCTGAGAGCAGGTGATGCGGCGCAGGCTTCCTCGTGCCAGGCCAGCAAGTCGCCGCAGGTGGGGCACAGGGCCGCCTCCGTGCTGCTATCTTCCGGCAGATCGTTGCCGGATAAGTCGGCCTCTTGAATGGGTTGGACGTCCGCAACGATAGTAGAGGGACGCGGCTTACGGGTGGCTGCCATGGCTGGATTAGCTAAATGGATCAGCTAAAATACCGCCTGCTAACTTTTTTGGCAAATCAGTTTGCGTTCCGACTTGGAATATGCTTGTGCTTTATCCTTCTGGTATAGCTTCAACTAACTTCCATTAAAAGTCTGGTTTAAAGAGATTTGAACAACTTAATAATCCCTCTGAAGACACTGCTGACGTGGCGTCGCCAGACCGGGCTCCGATTAGCTTATTTCAGGTCCCAGGGCATCATAAATCACCACTTTCTCCCAGTAGGCCACATACTGCTGGCGAAAGGCATCGTGAATCGGGTGCTGCTGATAGAGTTCCTCTTGCTCAGCATTGTCGAACAGGCAGAGCCACGAATACGTGTAGGTGCGGTCAATCACCTCTCGATTGGTAGCGGCCGGCGTGCCGATATGCGCCATCCTGATAGATGGAATGCGGGCTAACTTCTGCAGCCCTTCCAGGAGGGTGTTTTTGTCGGCCTCACTGGCAGCAGCGGGCATGTAAAACAAGACGTGGTGCACAAAAAGAGCGGACGAGGCGGGCACATTCATACAGATCAGGACCAGTTACCAGGGAAATCGATTCCGCGCTAAGATGGGAAGATTGTCTTCATCAACCAATGAGGGCATTGAACGTCTGGCTGCATGTGGCCGGTCTCCAAGCTCGTGATGAGTATTTACAAGCACGACGGAGGCGTAGTGAAGTCGGTGCCGGCGCCGCTTGTGTTTATGGCGCGGGCGCTTCCGGCGGTCCGCTGAGGCAGCTGAGTCTGCTTCCAGAATTTGAGAGGGACGCTTTTTAGCGTAAGCGGCCCGTTTTAGAGCACCGATTTCGGTCGGTCGGCTGGTGCCACGCCCCAAGTCTTGCTGGGCTTAGGGCCCATTTCAAAGGACAGCGTACCTCCCTTGAGCAGCTCTTCGTGCGTGATGTAGGACTTGGGGTAGGCCCGGCCGTTGAGGGTAACCGCCTGGATGTATTGGTTGACGGAGCTGTTGTTTTTAGCCTCAATGGTTAGCGTTTTGCCAGCCGCCAGCTGAATGATGGCCTGACGGATAGCCGGGCTGCCAAACACGTAGGTGCCGTTGGCCGGATTCAGCGGGTAGAAGCCCAGGGTGGAGAAAACGTGCCACGCCGACATCTGCCCGACATCCTCGTTGCCGATAATGCCGTCGGGCTTAGCGGTGTAAAAGTTCTCGGTGATGAAGCGAACTTTTTCGGCCGTTATCCAGGGCTGGCCTACGTAGCTGTACAAATAGGTGATGTGGTGGCCGGGCTCGTTGCCGTGGGCGTACATACCTATCAGGCCCGAAATGTCGGGGGAAGCTTCCTTGCCCATGCTGCCTTTCACCAGAAACAGCGAATCCAGTTTCTGGCTGAACCGCTGCTCTCCGCCCAGCAGGTCAACCAGGCCCTCCACGTCCTGGGGCACCAGCCACGTGTACTGCCAGGCGTTGCCCTCCGTAAAGTCGCTTTTCTCATGCACCGACGTAAACGGATTGAACGGGACACGCCACTTGTTTTGCGCCACGCGGCCGCGCATAAAGCCCACGCGCTTGTCGAAGTAGTTCGCGTAGTTTTTGGCGCGCTTGCTGAAATAGGCGTAGTCATCGGCCTTGCCCATTTTCCTGGCCATCTGTGCAATACACCAGTCGTCGATGGCGTACTCCAGGCCTTTCGATACGCTTTCCACTTCGCTGTCGGCCGGAATGAAGCCTTGCTCTTTCACGGCTTTCAGCCCAAACTCGTCGCGCATGGCGGTGGCCTTCACGGCCTCGTAGGCCAGCCTGGCATCAAACCCCTTGAAGCCTTTCAGGTAGGCATCGGCCACGACGGGCACAGCGCTGTAGCCTACCATACAGTTGGTTTCGTTGCCCATCAGGTGCCAAACGGGGAGCTTGCCCTGCTGCTGATAGATGGCCAGCATGGAGCTAACCATGTCGTTGACCCGCTCGGGCTGGAGAAGGGTGAACAGCGGGTGCGCTGCCCGGTAGGTGTCCCAGAGGGAGAAGGTAGTCAGATTGGTAAAGCCCGGATTTTTACGCACCTGCTTGTCGGTGCCCCGGTAGTCGCCGTTGTGGTCGTTGAAGACGGAAGGCGCAATCATGGTATGGTAGAGGGCCGTGTAGAAGGTTTTCAGGCGAACTTCATCGGCCTGAATGCGCACTTTCTGCAGCTCCCGGTTCCAGGCGGCATCGGCCTGCGCCACTACGCTGTCAAAATTCCAGTGCGGAATTTCGGCCCGGATATTGGCCAGCGCCCCCGCGGTACTCACGGGGGAAATGCCCACTTTCATCCGGACTTTTTCGCCCGCCTGCGTGGCAAAAGTCACCACGCCCTTGATGCGGTTGCCGGTAGCGGCGGGCTTGGTGTTGCCCAATGTGTCCAGCACCTGCACGCTGCTGAAGCGGCGGATAGGCTTCGAGAATACTGCCGCGAAATAGAGACGCTGATCCGCAGCCCAGCCCTTGGAGTTGCGGTACCCAACGAGGGTGCTGTCGTTGAGCTGCTCGATGTGCGTGTCGGTGGCCAGGTCCCAGCCAATGCCCTGCTGCAGATCGAATACCAGGTGCGAGGCATCGGATTTGGGAAACGTGTACTGGTGGAAGCCCACCCGCTCGGTAGCTGTCAGCTCGGCCTTGATATCGTAACGTTTCAGGCGCACGGCGTAGTAGCCGGGCCGGGCCTGCTCTTCCTTGTGCGAGAACAGTGAAACCAGGCCTCGCTCAAGGCTTTTTATCCGGCCTTCGGTCACGCGCACCGGCCCGGTGGTAGGCATCACCGTCACATCGCCCAGGTCGCCAATGCCGGTCCCGCTCAGGTGGGTGTGGGAAAAGCCGACGATAGTAGAATCGGAGTAGTGGTAGCCCGAGCACCAGTCCCAGCCCTCGGTAATGTTTACCGGCCCCAGCTGCACGGCCCCAAACGGCACATTCGCCCCCAGAAATACGTGGCCGTGAAAATCGGTGCCGATATACGGGTCCACGTACTGGGTGAGGCTGTTTGTTGGGTGTTTACTGGCCGTTTCCCGGCTGCTGGCTCGAGGAGAGAAAGCGGCCATACCGCAAACCAAGGCGGCTGAGACAAGGATAAACCGACGGTTGAGGCGCTTCATAGGGGTTGCTTAAGCCAGTAAGAGAAGCGGAAAAGTAAGACGGTAGTCGTATAAAGGCAGATGATGCACACAAAAACGCGTGTTTGCAAAAGCCGCCTCTCAGAGATTCTAAAGCAACCATTGCCCCTGTCCGGAAAACCCTAATCACCTCCCGTTATGGTACTGCCCTTTATTTCCAATGTCTGTAGTATGGCTTTTTGCAATTTTTCCGGTTCATCTTTATGTATTTGATGACCAGAATTTTCAAAGACAAACAGACTCTTTCTTGGGGCTTTGATGACCTGAAAATAGTTTTGTGTAATGGTAGATGATGTTTGAATATCATTTTTGCCAACGAAGAAATAAATCGGGCACTTGACCTTCTTCAACGTCTTCGGCAAATCAATGGCCATTACTTCGTTCCACACGGGCGACCACGTCGCAGACCATTTAAGAAACCCATTTTTGAATTCGTCGCTGGTTGCGTACTTCTTGCCTTCCTTGTAAAAAAGCCACTTTCGGAGGTAGAACAAGTCTTCGTCCTTTTCGAAGGGAATAGTTACACTTGCCAACTCTTTGCTGGCCAGCGGGTCTTCTTTGAAATGAGTTCTTAGAATTTCAAGCAACTCCTGTTCGCTTGCTAATTGGCTGATAACTGGATTCACGGCGAAATAACCATGCAGCAGTTCCGGATGCTTTTCGACCATATAAAACCCCAACACGTTTCCCCAAGAGCTGCCCGCCAGGTATATTTTTTCCTGGTTTAATTCCTTGGTCAGAAACCGGATAACTTGGTACGTGTCCCGTTTCATCTGCGCAACGGACGGTTGGGTTGGCGAAGGATTCAATGCCAAGGTCTTTCCGGCATCCCGTTGGTCCCACTGGACCAGGGTAAATTTGGTTTTTAAAAGGCTGGTAAAGCTACTGGCGGCAGGCATCATCGAGCTTCCGGGCCCACCCGATAAAAACAACAGCACCGGCTTGTTGGAATCATCCGTCTTGATTTCCAGCGCCTGCTTAATTCCCTCAATATCAGGCATTAGAAGAGTGTCAATCTGGCGCGAAATAACAGTGGATAATTGTCTTTGGGTATGCTGGGCGTTACCAGCATAAACTTGAAAAAGAAGAGGCAACAGGAGTAAGAAGGAGCGCTTTTTCACGATAAAAACGGTTTGTCTGTTACAAGGATCTGCAACCACTGGGCGTTGTTGCAGGGGGCCCGCTATTGACCATTGGGCCTGAACTACACCAGCCAGCAGCAGTCACCGGCAGGCGCAGACCTCAAGATTAGCGCGCCTTCACCTGGCTGGCAAGTAAATTCATGCCAATGGCTCCAGGGACTTGCAAACAACAGGTACGCTTACCTTTAGCCCATGCCCCGGCTTCTGCTCTTTTGTCTGCTCCTGCTCACCCTGGCCTCCTGCCACTCGCAGGTGCGCTACGCGGAGGGCGCCGCCGTGTACCAGCTCGGCGACGACCCGCGCTGGGCCGCCCGGCAGTACGACGATTCCGGCTGGCGGCCCGAGCGCGGGCCTGTTGGCGGCCAGGTATGCTGGACCCGCAACTGGCTCACGCTGCACCATCGCAACCCCCACACGCCGCTGGGGTTGCAGATTGGCGCGTTCGGCGCGTTCGAAGTCTATTGGGACGGCACCCTTATCGGCCAAAACGGGCAGTTACCCGCCGGCCAGCAGGCCGAGGTCCCCGGCACGGAAACCAGCTACTACCAAGTGCCGGATTCGCTGGCTCGGCCCGGCCGGCACCTGGTTGCCCTACGCAGCACCCAAACCTACCTCCCCGGGGAGGAGCGGGGCACGCACATCCGCCTCGACAGCTACCCGCGGCTGCTCCAGGGGCCGCTCCTCATCACGTCCTTCATGAACCTCATGGCCGGGGCCTTTCTCATCGCGGCGGTATACTACCTGTTTCTGTTCCTGAACAGCCGCCGGAAAGAGCCGGCTGTTTTGGTGTTCAGCCTTATCTGTTTCCTTTTTTTGCGCTGCTGCTGCTGGAGTACGTTAAGTTCTACCTGGCCATTCCCTACCCGCAGTTCTACTTCCGGCTGGAAGCCATTGGCTGGCTCACTCTTGCTATTGCCCTGCTGGTGCCACTGTACTTCACCATGCAGTTTCGGCTTGCGCGCAAGCGCCTGCTTTCCGTACTGCTGCTAGCGGTGCTCCTGGGCATTTACGTCAGCAACTTTCGTCACTACGACCTGACGGCCCTGTACTTTAGCTACGCAATGTGGCTGGCGTCGATGGCGGTGGTTGTGGTGGCCGTTACCCGCAAGGCCCGGGGGGCGCGTGGTGCTGGCCGGGCTGCTGGCCAGCGCAGTGGTTCATTATTTTCTGTTCCATGATTTTGGTCTGTTTATCTCGTTCACACTCCTGGTGCTGTGTATGCTGTATCTGCACACCCTTCAGGTGCAGGCCATAGAAGCAGAGCGCCAGGCGGCTCAGCTACTCTCTTCGCGGCTGAAACTGGAGCTGCTAAAGAAGAACATTCAGCCCCATTTCATCAAAAACACGCTCACGTCCATGCTCGACTGGGTGGAAGAATCACCCAAAGAAGGCGCCGTGTTCATCCAGGCCCTGGCCCGGGAGTTCGACATTCTCAACGACATTGCCGAGGCCACGCTTATCCCCGTGAGCCAGGAAATAGCGCTCTGCCGCCACCATTTGCAGGTGATGGAGTTCCGCAAGGAAATTCGCTACGAGCTCGAAACCTTCGGCATTGACCTAGGCGACCTCATTCCGCCGGCCATTTTCCACACCGTGCTCGAAAACGGTATTACCCACAGCCTGCCCCCGGCCGATGGCTGCATACGGTTTCAGCTCCGATTTGAGCGCACCGGCCGCACCAAGCACTACACCCTGCTCACCTGCGCCCACAACCGGCCCGAGGCCCCTAACGGCCCGCCTAGCACCGGCTTCCACTACATCGAAGCCCGCCTCCGGGAAAGCTTCGGCAGCCAGTGGGCATTCTCGTCGCACGCCGTACCGGAAGGCTGGCTTACCTCCATCACCATTGGTCCCTTGGTATGAATATTCTCCTAGTGGAAGACGAAGCCCGCATCGCCCGGCGGCTGGAGCGCATGACCCGCGCCTTCTTCGGCCCTCAACTTGCGAGTCTCACCGTTTGCGAATCGCTGCCCATGGCCCTGCGCGCACTCCACACCGCTGCGCCCGACCTGCTTTTGCTTGACCTGAACCTGAACGGCCAGGACGGCTTCGACCTGCTGAAAAGTGTCGCGGCCGGCGCCTTCCACACCATCATCATTTCGGCGTACACGGAAAAAGCCATTACCGCCTTCGCCCACGGCGTGCTCGATTTCGTGCCCAAGCCCTTCACCGAAGAGCGGCTGACCCAGGCCTTTGCCCGCCTGACCATACCCACCGCCAAGCCCGAGAATGCCCTGCAGTTTCTGACCGTGAAGAAGCAGGGTAGCCTGGTATTGATTGAGGTGAAAGAGCTTCGCTACATCAAAGGCGCGGGCATTTACTCCGAACTGCATCTGCTAAACGGCCGAAAAGGGTTGCACGACAAGTCCCTCAATAAGCTGACACAATTGCTGCCCGCTTCCTTCGAGCGCATTCACAAGTCCTACATCGCCTGCCTCACACAAGCCGAAAAAATCATCGTGCAGGAAGGCAGCCGCTACCAGCTGCTCCTCAAAAGCGGCCAGCTACTGCCTATCGGCCGCTCCCGGTACAAGGAACTACGCAGCAAAATAAACTGACCTGGACACTTCGATCAGGAAAGTCCCTAAAGCAATCTAAATACCCAGGTAGTAAAGCAGGAGCAGGCTAGGATAAACGGGCCAAACTGGCTCCAGGAGTAAGCGCTGAGCATTGGCTGGCAACAAGTGTGGCCCCCATAGGTCGGCTAACCCGGGTGGAAACAAGCCAAACCAGCGTTTGACGCTGCAAACCTATCGGGACCTAAAACCCGATTGATAGAAAGTTGACGAACGGTTGAAAATGGGTGGTAGGGTGCAGAAGCCGCACACGAACGACACACCTTTAGCAAGCCAATGGTCCCCCTTCTTTCTTTGCTAGCTGCCCGGGTTTGCCTATCTGGGGTGTTATTAAACAAATAGAGCAAAACCTCCGACTCAGAGAAGCAGCTGCCCTGTTTGCGAGCTTAACATATTGTTATGCAACAAAATACATGGGGTTCTTTTAGTAAGTGGACATAATCCTACGCTAAGCGCCGGTTCTTAATGGCCGTAGTCCGGCCAGGAGCCCGGTTTCGTCGGGCAGGAACGAGTAGCGCCCGAGGCGATTGATGTGCCGGTAGCGCGCCGGCGAGAGGAAACGCAGGTCTTCGGCAGCGACTGCTTCCCCTTCACGCCTCAGCTGGGCGACCACTTCCTGCATATACCGGGTATTCCAGACCACGACCAGGTTGGTGAGCAGGTTCAGGCAGCGCACGGTTTCCTGCTGCTGCTCGTCCTGCTGGCGGCGCAGGGCCCCGTCGCCGCCGAACCAGAGCCAGCTGCGCAGCGCGTGCAGCTGCTCGCCTTTGTTGAGCTGGGCGTGGATGCGGCGGCGCAGCGGCTGGCTTTGCAGGTAGCGCAGGATGAAGTTGGTTTTCAGCAGCCGGCCGTATTCCTGCAGCAGTGTGGTGAGCTGGTGCTGCCGGGGGTAGGCCTGCAGCTTGCTGATGAGCAGCGAGGAGGTGACGTAGCCCAACTTCAACGAGGCGGCCACGCGTAGCAGCTCGTCCCAGTGGCGGCGCACGAATTCGGGGTGGAAGCGGGCCGTGAATTTTAGGGAGGGGTAGACCAGGTCGCGGCCCTGGATTTTGCACAGGCGCTGGTCCTTCAAATCGCGCAGCCGGGGCGAGAAGCGCAGGCCCAGCAAATCGAACAGGGCAAAGACCAGGTCGGTGTAGCCGTGCGTGTCGGTGGTGTGCTCGAGCAGGGGCAGCTCCGTTTCGTTGCCCAGCACCTCGTCGAGCACGTAGGTGGCGTCGCGGACGGTGGAGGCAATCGCCCGGCTGCCGAACTGCGAATACTGGTCGGCCGTGTGGGTGTAAAAGGTGAGCCCCTGGCCGTAGCCGTAGTAGCGCGGCAGCGCCCGGGCGGCGCGCACGTGGCCGCGCACGGGAAAGCGCTGCCCATCGGACGAGGAAAGCGTTCCACCGCCCCAGGCCGCGGCCAATGGCTGGCGGTACTGGTAATTGACCAGGCACGTGGTGGCCTGCTTGAGCGCGTCTTCGCGCAGGTAGTTGCTGGCCACCCACCACAGGGCCTGGTAGTCCAGGGCGGTGCTGCGGGCCATGTCCGTGAGCGGGATGTTGCACGCGGCGGCCAGCAGCGCGGCGTAGAGCAGCGCCCGCTGCGCCGCCACCGGCTCGGGGCCCAGGAGTACGCGGGAGAAGCCGGTCCAGGCATCCACTTCGCCCAGCAGCTCGCTCAGTTCCACCAGCGGCAGGCGCTGGCCGACCTGCGCGGCCAATTCCTGGGCGGAGACCGGCACCTCGGCCGCGGCGAGCGGGGTCACCACCAATTCGCCTTGCGCGTTGAGGCGGATGTCGCCGCCTTCCCGTAGAATCTGCTCCATGCGCGGCAGGTGCCCTTCCAACTCGTGCAGGTGGTCGTCCAATTGCTGCACTGGGACGGCGGGCAAGCCCAGCTGGGCGCAGGCGTCGGCCCGCAGCGCGGGCCATTGGTTGAGCGGAATGAGGTAGCTGTCCAGGCTGGCGTGTTTGCGGGAGTGGCGCACGTACACGTCCCCCGAGCGCAACCGCTCGCGCAGGGTGGCCAGCACGCTCAGGGCGTAGGCCGGCACCGAAAGCGGCCCACCCGTCGCGCCCACAAACGCCTGCCAGGCCGGTGCCATAAACGCCCGGGGCGGCTGGGGCGGCAACTGGCGGCGGGTGCCGGTCAGCAAGTCGCGCACCACCAGCAGGGCGGCGAAGAAGTCGTCGCCGGTGAAGGCGTTCTCCCAGTCCAGGTCGGCCAGCAGCGGGGCCGAAAAGCGCTTGATGGCCGCGTAATGGGCTTCGAGAAACTCCAGGTAGGAGCGCTTGGCGGGCTGCGTCAGGGCCTGGGCGGTGGCCAGGGCCTGCTGCAGTTCGGCCCGGGGGACGCGGGCGTAAATCTGCGCCCGCAGGTCTTCCCCCGGGCACGTGCGCTTCGTCGAGCAGCAGGCCCACGGCGTGGCCCAGCGTGGCCAGCACCTGGTCTTTGGCGCGGGCCGTGGCGCGCTGGTACTCCTCCATTTCCCGGCGCGCCCGCGCCAGGGCCGTTTCCCAGTATTCGTCCGCCATCTTCAGCACCAGGTCGGTGAGTTCGAGCAGCATCTCGCGGCCAAAAGCCAGCAGCAGCGGGTAGCGCTTGGCCGGGGCCAGGCGCTGCAGCGCCTGGTTGCTGCGGTGGCGGGCCAGGCCCGCCAACCGCTTTTGCCGGTTCGGGTGCAGGGCCGCCAGGTTCCACTCGCCCGCCCCCAGCGCCCGCAAAAAGCGCAGCTTGTCCAGCGTGGCGCGGATGGTGGCCGGCGTGCTGCGGGTGGGCGGCTGCAGGAGCCAGCCGTGGCGGGTGCGCCGCTCCGGGTCCTCCACCACGAGCAGGGCATCGAGCTGCGCCTCCACGGTGGGCGTGAGCACCGGGGCCAGCCGACGGTACGTTTCCGTGTGCGCTTGCTCCACGAGCGAGCCAATCAGGCGCTCCAGCTCCACTACGGACGGGCGCACCAACTGCTGCTGGCGCAGTCGTTGGCAGGCCAGTTCCAGCAGCACCCGCTCCTGGTCGTGCGCAAGCGCCTGCTCCAGCAGCCACGCTTCCAGCACCGGCGTATCGAGCAGTGGCTGCCAGCGCCGCCAGCCCAGGTGCCCGAGTACCTGTTGAAAGTGTTCGTACACGGTGGCCTCGCGCTGGCCGTAGGCGGAAAATACGCCGGCATCCACAGCCAGTTGTACCGCCACAAAGTCGAGTAGGACGGCGG from Hymenobacter sp. J193 harbors:
- a CDS encoding nuclear transport factor 2 family protein, translating into MTDNKTILEKANAAIRAGNYEGFLAHCTDDTQWNFVGEQTLRGKEAVRTWMATAYEQPPVFLVKHLIAEADFVTALGTITLPDESGKATDYAYCDVWRFRDGKMAELTAFVIKP
- a CDS encoding histidine kinase — its product is MLYLHTLQVQAIEAERQAAQLLSSRLKLELLKKNIQPHFIKNTLTSMLDWVEESPKEGAVFIQALAREFDILNDIAEATLIPVSQEIALCRHHLQVMEFRKEIRYELETFGIDLGDLIPPAIFHTVLENGITHSLPPADGCIRFQLRFERTGRTKHYTLLTCAHNRPEAPNGPPSTGFHYIEARLRESFGSQWAFSSHAVPEGWLTSITIGPLV
- a CDS encoding alpha/beta fold hydrolase: MKKRSFLLLLPLLFQVYAGNAQHTQRQLSTVISRQIDTLLMPDIEGIKQALEIKTDDSNKPVLLFLSGGPGSSMMPAASSFTSLLKTKFTLVQWDQRDAGKTLALNPSPTQPSVAQMKRDTYQVIRFLTKELNQEKIYLAGSSWGNVLGFYMVEKHPELLHGYFAVNPVISQLASEQELLEILRTHFKEDPLASKELASVTIPFEKDEDLFYLRKWLFYKEGKKYATSDEFKNGFLKWSATWSPVWNEVMAIDLPKTLKKVKCPIYFFVGKNDIQTSSTITQNYFQVIKAPRKSLFVFENSGHQIHKDEPEKLQKAILQTLEIKGSTITGGD
- a CDS encoding Dabb family protein, with protein sequence MNVPASSALFVHHVLFYMPAAASEADKNTLLEGLQKLARIPSIRMAHIGTPAATNREVIDRTYTYSWLCLFDNAEQEELYQQHPIHDAFRQQYVAYWEKVVIYDALGPEIS
- a CDS encoding LytTR family DNA-binding domain-containing protein, producing the protein MNILLVEDEARIARRLERMTRAFFGPQLASLTVCESLPMALRALHTAAPDLLLLDLNLNGQDGFDLLKSVAAGAFHTIIISAYTEKAITAFAHGVLDFVPKPFTEERLTQAFARLTIPTAKPENALQFLTVKKQGSLVLIEVKELRYIKGAGIYSELHLLNGRKGLHDKSLNKLTQLLPASFERIHKSYIACLTQAEKIIVQEGSRYQLLLKSGQLLPIGRSRYKELRSKIN
- a CDS encoding Tn3 family transposase; protein product: MRAQIYARVPRAELQQALATAQALTQPAKRSYLEFLEAHYAAIKRFSAPLLADLDWENAFTGDDFFAALLVVRDLLTGTRRQLPPQPPRAFMAPAWQAFVGATGGPLSVPAYALSVLATLRERLRSGDVYVRHSRKHASLDSYLIPLNQWPALRADACAQLGLPAVPVQQLDDHLHELEGHLPRMEQILREGGDIRLNAQGELVVTPLAAAEVPVSAQELAAQVGQRLPLVELSELLGEVDAWTGFSRVLLGPEPVAAQRALLYAALLAAACNIPLTDMARSTALDYQALWWVASNYLREDALKQATTCLVNYQYRQPLAAAWGGGTLSSSDGQRFPVRGHVRAARALPRYYGYGQGLTFYTHTADQYSQFGSRAIASTVRDATYVLDEVLGNETELPLLEHTTDTHGYTDLVFALFDLLGLRFSPRLRDLKDQRLCKIQGRDLVYPSLKFTARFHPEFVRRHWDELLRVAASLKLGYVTSSLLISKLQAYPRQHQLTTLLQEYGRLLKTNFILRYLQSQPLRRRIHAQLNKGEQLHALRSWLWFGGDGALRRQQDEQQQETVRCLNLLTNLVVVWNTRYMQEVVAQLRREGEAVAAEDLRFLSPARYRHINRLGRYSFLPDETGLLAGLRPLRTGA
- a CDS encoding GH92 family glycosyl hydrolase, which gives rise to MKRLNRRFILVSAALVCGMAAFSPRASSRETASKHPTNSLTQYVDPYIGTDFHGHVFLGANVPFGAVQLGPVNITEGWDWCSGYHYSDSTIVGFSHTHLSGTGIGDLGDVTVMPTTGPVRVTEGRIKSLERGLVSLFSHKEEQARPGYYAVRLKRYDIKAELTATERVGFHQYTFPKSDASHLVFDLQQGIGWDLATDTHIEQLNDSTLVGYRNSKGWAADQRLYFAAVFSKPIRRFSSVQVLDTLGNTKPAATGNRIKGVVTFATQAGEKVRMKVGISPVSTAGALANIRAEIPHWNFDSVVAQADAAWNRELQKVRIQADEVRLKTFYTALYHTMIAPSVFNDHNGDYRGTDKQVRKNPGFTNLTTFSLWDTYRAAHPLFTLLQPERVNDMVSSMLAIYQQQGKLPVWHLMGNETNCMVGYSAVPVVADAYLKGFKGFDARLAYEAVKATAMRDEFGLKAVKEQGFIPADSEVESVSKGLEYAIDDWCIAQMARKMGKADDYAYFSKRAKNYANYFDKRVGFMRGRVAQNKWRVPFNPFTSVHEKSDFTEGNAWQYTWLVPQDVEGLVDLLGGEQRFSQKLDSLFLVKGSMGKEASPDISGLIGMYAHGNEPGHHITYLYSYVGQPWITAEKVRFITENFYTAKPDGIIGNEDVGQMSAWHVFSTLGFYPLNPANGTYVFGSPAIRQAIIQLAAGKTLTIEAKNNSSVNQYIQAVTLNGRAYPKSYITHEELLKGGTLSFEMGPKPSKTWGVAPADRPKSVL